ACAGTTGGCTGCTTAACGTCACTGTCATTTCATCTGGATAAAGTGCAATGATTCAATTTTGTGCTCCATTAACAGTAACATCAAAGAAATAAGTGCAGAATACAATGTGAAAATCTACCAAAGTGCataccaaacaaaaacaaaaggggTGAAATCAGAATTCTGGTACACATCAGCAGCGGTTTCTTTTCTCCACTGTGGAGGGTATCAAATCCCAAAAGTGAACTGTACAGTCTTTCATACTGACAATCCCTGTTTTACCCGATGTCCTGATTAGAAGGTGTCAGCATACAGTGGTGGGGGAGGAAGGAGCTGCAGTTCTGTGAAGTCAACCTCCTGTTCACTGTCATACAAAACACAGTGGGACATCACAGTTCATGAGCAGACTGCCAAAGAACCTCAAGTACTTGTGAGTACTCTGGATATAGAAAAAGATCAAAGAGAGCCAAGCTCCTCTTGGTGATTAGAAGGAAACTGCCAACACTTACGGGTATGGAGGCTCCTCAACAGCACACAAGAAGTCTGGATAAAGACAAGCAGATACAAATGTCATGTTAACTTTGAACTGTCTCTGCAATCCACCCCGCGCCATGTCTCCAGGTTACAGGAGTCAGATAAATGTACCGACTCAAGTTATTTTCCATTAGCCGCAAAACACCAGTGTTGAGACTGTTGCATCTTTAAAGAGATTTGTAAGTACCCTTCGCTTAGCTTCATCATTATCAGTGAGAGTGACAGAGGTGGTGACAACGGTGCaatcatggaaaaaaaatgaactctGTAAACTTACTTGGTGGCTCCGCACTTTTCATAGgacagaatggaaaaaaaaggtttttaatttgtgaatttttttttatatcattagCAAAGTTTGAATATGACAGTGGACTTAATAAGACAACTTTCAACACAGTAGTGGTTGAGGTGATGGATAAGAGAGTACTGTACTTTGTAGGGGTTACTCCTCCGTTATCAGTGATGTCACCAAATTCTTCTTTGCTGTGTTGAAAGAAGATGGCTAGTTTCTGCAGGGCCTCAAGTCTGGTTCTAAAggatgaagacagaaacactgttaAGATTCAATATTAGTGCTACAACTATTACTTTTTATACTTATCAATGGCTGACAGGGCGAGGAGCACCTATACAATGTATTACAATCAAATACAGTCACCCTGAAATACGACCCACACTCCAAAAAAGATatgacgctgtgtaaaatgtttcaAGAAACATGTTACAGTCCAATCAAACAGCTTTACTCCCCTCCAGGACCAATGTATAATATTTCCCATTATGAGTCCATTTAGCTCTCCacattattttcctctttccaaTGTTTAATATTTAGTTATTCTTCAAGGAATATGCACATACATCATACGTATACACTCACCTTCTTGAGACGAGGTGGATGTAGAAAGATGTATATGCATATGGAAGAGCAAGAGAACAGTGCCAAGGTTTCTGCTTTGACTTACTGTGTTTGTAGGTCCTCCAGGTTGGCATCATTGAGACTGTGCTGGGTGCTGACATGTCCACACGCTATCAAAGCCAACACGTAAAGGGCAGAGGTGGGTAAAGGAAAGATGACGGCGAGTTATGTAAGTACAGTAatacagaggagggagggagtcagGAAATGCCATGGTAAAAGTGCACATCAAAGGCATGTTAGAGTCCACCATATGTCAGCGCATAACATAAAACAACCTCTAAACCAgaaggctgggggggggggggcatcttctgttcatgttttcacttcagAAGGCTGGATATAAAATGTACTCACACATCTCGGGcactgcagcagtctgctgagGGAAGCTACTACacagaatgaagagaaagaaaatacagtacAGACACTGTTTACCACATAAATTCAATCACAGCTTTTTAGACGGACTTAAGTGTACCCTTATGTGGTCAATGGTTTCTGTCATTCTTCTTTGGAATAACACTGATTTGAAAGTTTAAGACACAGTAAACTTGTCGGTCTTACTGGGTTTCACTGGAGGGTGAGAGGGTCTCATCTTCGCAGGCCCACTCCTCACTGTCATCTGtgactgtggaaaaacaaattagTGTGATTGAACACAGGGTGCATGCTGATGATGGATGTTTGGCAGGAAAGAAACACCAGGACCAGGCTTTGCCCTGCGTGAGTCTGTGGGCTGGTTGCCAACCTCTGTGCAACTGTTCTGTGTCAGTCCACAAGTCCATACATTATATCAACCAGTTCACTTTGTATGTTCTGTCTTTATTAGGCTGCAGTTGTTTCTGGAGATGATGAAATAGCTAATATAAAGTTAGGGTAAGAGGACACTGTACAACCTGTTGAACAACAGTAAGTTAACCCCAGAGCTTAATGCCTTTGCAGAGGCTAATGATACCTACAGCTGCTTGTTAGCACAGGGTGGCTAGAGGatctgcaaaagaaagaaaagagttaCTTTAATCATTAATCATGACACAGACTGATGGACTCGCAAACAAGAGCTGGGTACAAGTCGTTTTTGAATTGAGGACGCAAAGAATTTTATCAACGAGCTACCCAGTACCTGCTCCCAATGCTGATGGTATCTCCCTCCAGGTTGCCTCCTCGTCCAGCTGCTTGGGCCTTCTTGCCAAGTTCCAGCATCTCCTTGATATTTAGCTCCACATTCATGACTGAAATATAACCGTCTGCAATACCCAGGACGAAGCAGTTACTGAGAACACTGAGGGTGAGAACGAGAAAAGGACAACGCTGGGTTCCtaatcacatgaaaacaaaacaatgcctCTAAACTCACACTTGTGGTCGGCATCTCGGGCAAGCCATTTGCCTTTGGGGCAGCTGGTGGTGCGAATGATGCTGACGGTGTCCCCGCTCTTCACCGGCAGGTCATTCTTGCGAACCTTGCTAGCCACCATCACCCTGGCGTGGTACATGGGCTCCTCTTCGCCGGTCACCTAGAGTCAAATCTCAGCGATGAGAGTGCTGTCATGCGGGATGCCATGCTGAGAAATTACTGTAAATTATAGCTTTGAACAATTCTGAACCACTAATGACCATTGCTGTGATACCATTATATTTActgaaatgtaatattttacaaaaacactCTTTCTTCAGCTTTTATATCTGTAGTTTCAACCAAACAAAGCGGttaaaatgttgaataaaaCTAACCACTACAGGCCTTgtaaaagcagagagagagagcagctctgctAAAGGGAAGAAATGATCAGCCTTTCAGTTATTTGATTGCCTAACTTACTTTGaacttctttttcatttcattttccttcttctccctttctttttgctcctttttctccttctccagtcgctgtttctccctcttcttctgctctttatGATCTGCGGTGTTGGGGCTTTGGCGCTCTTTACTGAAAACAAATCAGACTGTTCAGTGGCAAAAACGATTTTCCACACAGATTAGCTGCACCACCTGAAATAAGAAATCGGACCATATGCtcataaaaaaaatatctgaacaagacacaacaaaagcatttttaaaaataaaaacaaacggAAAAGGGAACACCAGTGGGAGAGGCGAGGTGTGTAACATACCTGAGGACATGATTATGGGCTGAATGAGCGTGCTCTCCTGATACACTGCCCCTGCAGTTTGTTTACCGAagtaagagaaaaaaatcaattttccaTCTGGCAAAAAACAATGTCAGTGATAGAACAGAGGGCTTGtatgtttgaaaaaaacaacaacacataccAAGGATTCCGAGGCCATATGTTAAGACAAGCCTCCTCCTTcttgaaataaacacagaggaTTTTTGAGTTACCACAGATGATTGTCACAGAGAGAAGCTCgttctttcttcatttcttcagtgTATCTCTGGCAAGAAACTTGACTGTTCTCTTATTACTTACTAAGATGATTAAATACTCTATTAAATTAAAGGAGTAGTTACCGTAGGGTGGTTGTCAGCATATGGATCTGAAACAATGGTTAACAATAAAGTTAAATGGGTAAAAAATATCttataccaaaaaaaaagagtgtgttAAGTCAAAATTCTTACTCTTCAGGCCGCCTTTTCGCTTACGCGAGTTCTGGCCCAAGATGAATTTGTTTATGTTCTCGACATCCTCATACACATTGTCGCACGCCTCATAGTAGCTGTCCTGTTGATTGGCACTGGAGGCGagaaaaacaaattacacaaacaggaaatgtcatagcaaacaaaaaaaaagatcaaagtGGGATCACAGGTACATCAAAACTCACCTTGAGTCATCATTGAATGCTGCGTGGTTACCATTGTCCATTTCCTGTGCAGTAGAGTGAGACTCAGCAGCTCCCAGATCAGTCTCATCAACTTGAGAGTTAGACAGAGGATCTATGATCACCTCCTCACTCTGAGACCACTGCTCTGGCACAGCAGGCTGTGGGAACTCTGAAAGGTTTATTGGTTCAGGGAAGCTGGCTGGATCCAGAGGTATTATGCTTTGACTGCCAAGGTTCAGATCTTGGACACCCGTGCTCATGAGGGGCTCTACAGgatcacacactgacaggtcGGGTAGCGGATCCTCAAAGTTGGTGACCCTGCAGTCTTCTGTTATGGGAGGGTCGGTGCTCACTAAGTCTAAGGCCTCCAGATCGAGTGCACCAATGTCAACAGCTTCACCCTCTGCTGTTTCCATCTCTGAATTCTCAAAGTCTGGAAACTCTGGAACGTCGAGTACAGATGATGGGTGCTCAAGCTCTGGCTCTTCACTTGGAGCTTGGCTAAGACCAGGTGACACCTCTATAATTAGAGACCAAAATCAGCACTTGAACAGATGCTCAAGCTTACCACAAATAAGTATAATGTCAACTGCAGTATGGATGATACACAGTGAGTGAGGTCCAAGTAAAATACAACTTTGTGCTGTCATATTCTTCACTtttttgtcaccacaaaaaacaggaagcaaaagTCAAATAAAGCGAAGCTAcacaaatagaaaacaaaaagaatgacaATATTAAAGCAAGCTAACATACCGTTAACGGTGAGTAGGTGGTAACTGCTGAGATCTACTGATGGAGGTCGGGGGGGCTTTGGTGGCAACGGCCCCAGTGACCTCAAGTCAGGTAGAGGCTTCTTTGGAGGAGCAGAGGTTGGGTGAGGTTCACTGGTCGTGACAGAGGGAAGTTCAGCTGTATTCCTGCCAAACTGCTGATCCAGCACAGGCTCTAGCCATGAGTAAATACAATATTGCAAAGATTCAGAAAGATGTCAATGTGGACAAAAAATGTTAATCACTGAATGTAACTTACTGCGTGAAGAGGCTTTGGCTCTGAAGAAAGGCCGGGCTGAAATACAAGCCAGGTGGGGAAGACACACCGGTGGGGGTACGGGTAGCTCAGGTTCAACACTTTCACCGCTCTTTGGCGGCGAAAGGAATGCTTTACCTCTTGAGATGTAGTCAGGGGAAGGCAAGCTCTTTGGTTTGGCAGAGATCAACATCTGTGTGCGTGAAAACTTCTTTTTGGCCCTCTCCAAGGTGCTAATAATTTTGTTATCGGAGTCAACGCTTGTCTCTGCTGAAGAAGGGGTGATTGGGATATCTGGGCTGGAGAGGTGGAGCTCAGTGGCTGATTGGTCACTTTGAAGAGAAACTCTATCGTCTGTGATTTGCTTTTCCACAGAGGGCAACTCGCCGGGAGCACTGGAGGGTCTGGTGGTCAAATCAGCATACGTAGGCTCCTCTCCATTTTCTGCACTGACTTTTGATGTTTTGGCTGATTTGAAAGGAAGCAGCAAACCTTTCTTTTTGATTTTAGTTTGCGGCAGGACTTCTTTGCCTGGCTCTCTGTGCTCCTTTTTGGCTGGCAGTTCTGTCTTTTGCTCTTTTACAGGCAGGGCAGGAAGCACCAGCGGCATGTGTCGGTCTTTGAGGGACTGCCTTGTTGTGCCGTCTCCAGTAGCAAGCTGGGATGAGGGGGAGGTCTGCCGAGGCTGCGGTGGAAAGGAAATTGGTCGCTTGCCTCCAGATGCCCGCAGGCCATCTCTGAAGATGACCCGGGGAACCATTGCTGCATTGCTTTCTACAGCTATATTAATACTGCTAACCACGGAGCTGCAGTGACCtccaggaggaggaaggtgttTAGGCTTGTCTGCCACAGCTGGTCGACTGGTTTTGGATTGAGCCAGGAGGGCCTCTTCCTGGAACTTGGCCCTCAGAGCTTTGAAGTTGATTTGGCCCTccaagagaaaataaacaacaaacaaagacaaaatcacATCATTAATCACTAGATTACCTGAAATGTCTATTGCTTTCACAGACAATTTAGATAAAATGGTTAATTTAGTGAGCCAAAACTGAACACTTGCAGAGGGTTGGTTTACCAAAATtacaaacaacattttgtcactttctcTAGGTGTCTGATGTCTGTCCTTATTCATGGAGGTGAAGGGAGTTTGTCTTTGAACAGAGTCGAGCTTCAATGACTGGCTGTttaattgtttacattttagatatcaactcattgtttttattttgttgctgatttccttgtgtttggtgtttggactgaaaacaagacatttggaggtttctgacatttcataaacaaaacaatgaaatgattcACCAAGAAGAGTCGTCAGAATTGAGGCAAAACCATAAACGTCCACGGTTTAAGTTACAGTAACTAAACCGTGTTAAAAACAGTGTATTGAACACAGGGTAACAGCTAAGCTAGCGCAGGGCTTGGAAGGAAGGCTACCTACATTTAGTTTCCTCTAACCAAGAAGCTAAAATTACTCATAAAATAGTCTTTAAAAGTTACCTCCTCCATTGTAGCTCAGTTTGTTCATCACTGTTCAGGTTTGAACATTAGGAGAACAGTCTAAAGTGACGTGACTTGGACGCAGCGCGATGGGTCCGACACACTGTTTATgctaaaacaaacaatttgaaaGCGCCGCCTGAAGACGTGCCCGCACCTGCGTGCTGCGCGTTACCTGACGACGTGCGCGTTCATGCTGTTTGATTGACGAATCAGAAGGGTCGGAGGTCACATCGTATGTTGAGCTGTATTATTATGATAGTAATGATAATATATAATCACCatgataataatataatcaccatcatcatcatcatcatgtgagAAGAAACATGTCTGGGGTGTTTGCTGTACTCTTACAGTGGAAGTGTTTGTTCTGGCTGTGTTTGCGGGGGTGAAGATGAGAAATGGGGGTTATTgatcattacaaaaaaaaaaaagaaacaactttCCCGACTGTTGTAAGAGTTTTGTTTACTCTTGATCAATCATTCACCATGATTTGTCAAGACTGCGGTGGCAGAACTCCCCACAGGATCACAACAGCTGCTTTGCGATGTTGCATTTCAATCTTAAGGACTAGCTACTCATTTTCAGTATGGAGATATCTATTCATTTACCCCTGATGCTATGCACACTTTATCTGTTTATCAATTTTAGCTCGGTTGTGAATGCATCAAGGAAGTCATGGGCAACAGCTGATAACAGGTTCAGTATTCCTCGCTTATACCTCTTACATTCACTTGATAACATCTTGATAGCACCATGGGTATTAGATGAGGGTCTGAAATGATAATGGGTGTTTTTTGGGAGGGCAGCGGGGCTGGAATGAGGAGGACCAGAGCCGTAATCAGACCGACACCCATCAACTGTATGCTGGGGAGCTGGTCATCTTGGACTCCTTGTACCTCCTGCACAGACAACAAGGTAACAGTGCTTAACTCAATAAATTGCAGAAATCAGTCAGTATGATTTTAACAGCACCACTATGGACACAGTGCAATGCAATATACTggaggtgtttttgtgtggatcTGTATTTGGACAGCGGTATAAGGGAATGGACATACTGAGTGAGTGCTAACTCATTTTCAACTGTGCCTCAGTTCCGTTTCCGATACTTGGAGAAGCCTTCTCAGTTTGGTGGCACAGAGTGTTTTGAGACACTGTGGGAGAAGCTGGCATGTCCAACAGCAACTGTGCAGTGTCTGGTGCCAG
The Chaetodon auriga isolate fChaAug3 chromosome 12, fChaAug3.hap1, whole genome shotgun sequence genome window above contains:
- the LOC143329228 gene encoding uncharacterized protein LOC143329228, with product MEEGQINFKALRAKFQEEALLAQSKTSRPAVADKPKHLPPPGGHCSSVVSSINIAVESNAAMVPRVIFRDGLRASGGKRPISFPPQPRQTSPSSQLATGDGTTRQSLKDRHMPLVLPALPVKEQKTELPAKKEHREPGKEVLPQTKIKKKGLLLPFKSAKTSKVSAENGEEPTYADLTTRPSSAPGELPSVEKQITDDRVSLQSDQSATELHLSSPDIPITPSSAETSVDSDNKIISTLERAKKKFSRTQMLISAKPKSLPSPDYISRGKAFLSPPKSGESVEPELPVPPPVCLPHLACISARPFFRAKASSRKPVLDQQFGRNTAELPSVTTSEPHPTSAPPKKPLPDLRSLGPLPPKPPRPPSVDLSSYHLLTVNEVSPGLSQAPSEEPELEHPSSVLDVPEFPDFENSEMETAEGEAVDIGALDLEALDLVSTDPPITEDCRVTNFEDPLPDLSVCDPVEPLMSTGVQDLNLGSQSIIPLDPASFPEPINLSEFPQPAVPEQWSQSEEVIIDPLSNSQVDETDLGAAESHSTAQEMDNGNHAAFNDDSSANQQDSYYEACDNVYEDVENINKFILGQNSRKRKGGLKNPYADNHPTKEEACLNIWPRNPWGSVSGEHAHSAHNHVLSKERQSPNTADHKEQKKREKQRLEKEKKEQKEREKKENEMKKKFKVTGEEEPMYHARVMVASKVRKNDLPVKSGDTVSIIRTTSCPKGKWLARDADHKYGYISVMNVELNIKEMLELGKKAQAAGRGGNLEGDTISIGSRSSSHPVLTSSFTDDSEEWACEDETLSPSSETHSFPQQTAAVPEMSCGHVSTQHSLNDANLEDLQTQTRLEALQKLAIFFQHSKEEFGDITDNGGVTPTNAEPPNFLCAVEEPPYPEQEVDFTELQLLPPPPLYADTF